From one Acipenser ruthenus chromosome 21, fAciRut3.2 maternal haplotype, whole genome shotgun sequence genomic stretch:
- the LOC117427662 gene encoding hydroxycarboxylic acid receptor 2-like: MENQSCCAFPEPILDVTLPPVLIFVFVFGTIGNIIGLWMFFFLMKTWKPNSVYLLNLAVADTVVIFCLPFRTDYYMRLKNWIYGDAPCRILLFMLAANRAAGIFFLTAVAVDRYLKIVHPHNRINKMTLRYAVYVSCGLWGLIVAMTAYLLFEPHLFLQNNRTQCESFNICPGTNPSAIWHNTYYVLQFLVPVCVISYSTARIAWQLRSKTIDKTGKIKRAVQFVMAVALVFTICFIPSSMSRIAVFILKSQYSECSYFREANLAFYTTVCFTYFNSLLNPVVYYFSSPVFSGEFKKAFNKLRGRTSAEDGDQSTQPGTNSTSTEHTRS; the protein is encoded by the coding sequence ATGGAAAACCAGTCGTGCTGTGCATTTCCAGAGCCAATCTTAGACGTCACCCTGCCACCTGTGcttatatttgtgtttgtatttggtACCATAGGCAATATAATTGGCTTGTGGATGTTCTTTTTTCTAATGAAAACCTGGAAACCGAACAGCGTTTACCTGCTGAATCTGGCAGTGGCAGACACAGTCGTCATATTTTGCCTTCCCTTCCGCACCGATTACTACATGAGACTGAAGAACTGGATCTATGGAGATGCCCCTTGCAGGATACTGCTGTTCATGCTGGCTGCAAACAGGGCTGCCGGCATCTTCTTCCTTACTGCCGTTGCGGTGGACCGTTACCTAAAGATCGTCCACCCTCACAACAGAATCAACAAGATGACTTTGAGGTACGCGGTGTACGTTTCTTGTGGCCTGTGGGGGCTCATCGTCGCAATGACCGCTTACCTCCTCTTTGAACCTCACCTGTTTCTGCAGAACAACAGAACGCAATGCGAGAGCTTCAACATCTGTCCTGGCACTAACCCATCAGCAATCTGGCACAACACTTACTACGTGCTCCAGTTCCTCGTGCCCGTGTGCGTTATCTCGTACTCTACAGCCCGCATAGCCTGGCAGCTGAGAAGCAAGACAATAGATAAGACTGGCAAAATCAAAAGAGCTGTACAATTTGTAATGGCTGTTGCCCTCGTTTTCACTATTTGCTTCATCCCCAGCAGTATGTCCAGAATAGCGGTCTTTATCCTAAAGTCTCAGTATTCAGAATGCAGTTATTTCAGGGAAGCCAACCTGGCTTTTTATACCACAGTTTGCTTCACTTACTTCAACAGCTTGCTGAACCCAGTGGTGTATTACTTCTCAAGCCCTGTATTCAGTGGGGAGTTTAAAAAAGCTTTCAACAAACTCCGGGGTCGAACATCTGCAGAGGATGGTGATCAGTCAACACAACCAGGGACCAACTCAACCTCAACTGAACATACCAGGAGTTAG
- the LOC117426341 gene encoding hydroxycarboxylic acid receptor 3-like, which produces MENQSCCAFPEPILDVTLPPVLIFVFVFGTIGNIIGLWMFFFLMKTWKPNSIYLLNLAVADTVVIFCLPFRADYYMRLKNWIYGDASCRILLFMLAANRAASIFFLTAVAVDRYLKIVHPHNRINKMTLWYAVCVSCGLWGLIFAMTAYLLFEPHLFLQNNRTQCESFNICPGTNPSAMWHNTYYVLQFLVPVCIIAYSTARIAWQLRSKTIDKTGKIKRAVHFVMAVAIVFVICFIPSSMSRVAVFILKSQYSECSYFREANLAFYTTICFTYFNSLLNPVVYYFSSPVFSKEFKKAFNKLRGRTSAEDGDQSTQPGTNSTSTEHTRS; this is translated from the coding sequence ATGGAAAACCAGTCGTGCTGTGCATTTCCAGAGCCAATCTTAGACGTCACCCTGCCACCTGTGcttatatttgtgtttgtatttggtACCATAGGCAATATAATTGGCTTGTGGATGTTCTTTTTTCTAATGAAAACCTGGAAACCGAACAGCATTTACCTGCTGAATCTGGCAGTGGCAGACACAGTCGTCATATTTTGCCTTCCCTTCCGCGCAGATTACTACATGAGACTGAAGAACTGGATCTATGGAGATGCCTCTTGCAGGATACTGCTGTTCATGCTGGCTGCAAACAGGGCTGCCAGCATCTTCTTCCTTACTGCCGTTGCGGTCGACCGTTACCTAAAGATTGTCCACCCTCACAACAGAATCAACAAGATGACTTTGTGGTACGCGGTATGTGTTTCGTGTGGCCTGTGGGGGCTCATCTTCGCAATGACCGCTTACCTCCTCTTTGAACCTCACCTGTTTCTGCAGAACAACAGAACGCAATGCGAGAGCTTCAACATCTGCCCTGGCACTAACCCATCAGCAATGTGGCACAACACTTACTACGTGCTCCAGTTCCTCGTGCCTGTGTGCATTATTGCATACTCTACAGCCCGCATAGCCTGGCAGCTGAGAAGCAAGACAATAGATAAGACTGGCAAAATCAAGAGAGCTGTACACTTTGTAATGGCTGTTGCCATCGTTTTCGTCATTTGCTTCATCCCCAGCAGTATGTCCAGAGTAGCGGTCTTTATCCTAAAGTCTCAGTATTCAGAATGCAGTTATTTCAGGGAAGCCAACCTGGCTTTTTATACCACAATTTGCTTCACTTACTTCAACAGCTTGCTGAACCCAGTGGTGTATTACTTCTCAAGCCCTGTATTCAGTAAGGAGTTTAAAAAAGCTTTCAACAAACTCCGGGGTCGAACATCTGCAGAGGATGGTGATCAGTCAACACAACCAGGGACCAACTCAACCTCAACTGAACATACCAGGAGTTAG
- the LOC117427821 gene encoding hydroxycarboxylic acid receptor 3-like: MAVSSNEEGNLSCCVFNGDLLSSVLPPLLIVEFVLGVVGNGIALWIFCFHFKPWKTSTVFLFNLALADFLLNVILPFRADYYLRNKDWIFGDVFCSISLFMVAMNRAGSILFLTAVAVDRYFKVVHPHHLINTKSVTKAVYTACALWILAIALTVYLLTKSHLFPNGNLTQCDSFTICLSSTSDGSWHNALFVLEFCVSLSIVLYCSFSIAWKLKVNLLDKQARIRKAVKLVTVVVVMFVVCFLPSNVTRILIWIKNGKHIHDCAAYEALDSGFYITLSLTYLNSMLDPLVYYFSSPTFKKYYIAVVSLRLHKKEDPSAEGTSDRSLQHA, translated from the coding sequence ATGGCTGTGAGCTCGAATGAAGAGGGTAACCTCAGCTGCTGTGTTTTTAACGGAGACCTGCTCTCCAGCGTTCTGCCTCCGCTTCTCATTGTGGAGTTCGTGCTGGGGGTGGTGGGCAATGGGATTGCGCTGTGGATTTTCTGTTTCCACTTCAAGCCCTGGAAAACCAGCACAGTCTTCCTGTTCAATCTGGCCCTAGCCGATTTCCTCCTGAACGTTATCCTTCCGTTCCGGGCAGATTACTACTTGAGGAACAAAGACTGGATCTTCGGAGACGTGTTCTGCAGCATCTCCCTATTCATGGTGGCCATGAACAGAGCTGGAAGCATCCTGTTTCTGACTGCCGTTGCCGTGGATCGATACTTCAAAGTGGTCCATCCCCACCACCTTATAAACACCAAGTCTGTCACGAAGGCTGTGTACACTGCATGCGCTTTGTGGATCCTTGCCATAGCATTGACTGTGTACCTCCTTACCAAATCTCACCTGTTTCCTAACGGGAACTTGACACAGTGTGATAGCTTCACTATATGCCTGTCTTCTACGTCTGATGGTAGTTGGCACAATGCTCTGTTTGTGCTCGAGTTTTGTGTTTCTCTgagcattgtactgtactgttcttTCTCTATAGCCTGGAAACTCAAAGTGAATCTGCTAGACAAACAAGCCAGGATAAGGAAAGCTGTGAAGCTTGTAACAGTGGTGGTGGTCATGTTTGTTGTCTGTTTTCTCCCTAGTAATGTTACTAGAATACTGATCTGGATCAAAAATGGAAAACATATACATGACTGTGCTGCTTATGAAGCGCTGGACAGCGGATTCTACATAACCCTCAGTCTGACTTACCTGAACAGCATGCTGGACCCACTTGTGTATTACTTTTCCAGCCCGACATTCAAAAAGTATTACATTGCTGTCGTGAGTCTCCGGCTGCACAAGAAAGAAGATCCATCGGCAGAGGGTACATCAGACAGGTCGCTGCAGCATGCATAG
- the LOC117427820 gene encoding hydroxycarboxylic acid receptor 2-like, with product MAVSSNEEGNLSCCVFNGDLLSSVLPPLLIVEFVLGVVGNGIALWIFCFHFKPWKTSTVFLFNLALADFLLNVILPFRTDYYLRNKDWIFGDVFCSISLFMLAMNRAGSILFLTAVAVDRYFKVVHPHHPINTKSVRKAVYTACALWVLAIALTVYLLTKSHLFPNGNLTQCDSFTICLFSTSDGSWHNALFVLEFCVSLSIVLYCSFSIAWKLKVNLLDKQARIRKAVKLVTVVVVMFVVCFLPSNVTRILIWIKKGKHINDCASYEALDSGFYITISLTYLNSMLDPLVYYFSSPTFKKYYIAVVSLRLHKKEDQSAEGTSDRDTTRTPSADRL from the coding sequence ATGGCTGTGAGCTCGAATGAAGAGGGTAACCTCAGCTGCTGTGTTTTTAACGGAGACCTGCTCTCCAGCGTTCTGCCTCCGCTTCTCATTGTGGAGTTCGTGCTGGGGGTGGTGGGCAATGGGATTGCGCTGTGGATTTTCTGTTTCCACTTCAAGCCCTGGAAAACCAGCACAGTCTTCCTGTTCAATCTGGCCCTAGCCGATTTCCTCCTGAACGTTATCCTTCCGTTCCGGACGGATTACTACTTGAGGAACAAAGACTGGATCTTCGGAGACGTGTTCTGCAGCATCTCCCTATTCATGCTGGCCATGAACCGAGCTGGAAGCATCCTGTTTCTGACTGCCGTTGCCGTGGATCGATACTTCAAAGTGGTCCATCCCCACCACCCAATAAACACCAAGTCTGTCAGGAAGGCTGTGTACACTGCATGCGCTTTGTGGGTCCTTGCCATAGCATTGACTGTGTACCTCCTTACCAAATCTCACCTGTTTCCTAACGGGAACTTGACACAGTGTGATAGCTTCACTATATGCCTGTTTTCTACGTCTGATGGTAGTTGGCACAATGCTCTGTTTGTGCTCGAGTTTTGTGTTTCTCTgagcattgtactgtactgttcttTCTCTATAGCCTGGAAACTCAAAGTGAATCTGCTAGACAAACAAGCCAGGATAAGGAAAGCTGTGAAGCTTGTAACAGTGGTGGTGGTCATGTTTGTTGTCTGTTTTCTCCCTAGTAATGTTACTAGAATACTGATCTGGATCAAAAAGGGAAAACATATAAATGACTGTGCTTCTTATGAAGCGCTGGACAGCGGATTCTACATAACCATCAGTCTGACTTACCTGAACAGCATGCTGGACCCACTTGTGTATTACTTTTCCAGCCCGACATTCAAAAAGTATTACATTGCTGTCGTGAGTCTCCGGCTGCACAAGAAAGAAGATCAATCGGCAGAGGGTACATCAGACAGAGATACAACTCGCACCCCGAGTGCAGACCGCTTGTGA